A single Corynebacterium stationis DNA region contains:
- a CDS encoding helix-turn-helix domain-containing protein, which produces MTNPTRKKQGKPASDNHTLVELGQRLAQRRRDFGIVQQDLAKTVGVSRSTLHTIEHGGEGVRWEKVIAVAQALDFDIKLVPQNPKA; this is translated from the coding sequence ATGACGAACCCAACCCGCAAAAAGCAGGGCAAGCCCGCCAGCGATAATCACACGCTAGTTGAGCTTGGTCAGCGCCTCGCACAAAGGCGCCGTGATTTTGGGATCGTACAACAAGATTTAGCTAAGACCGTTGGAGTTTCACGCTCCACGCTGCACACCATTGAACACGGCGGCGAAGGCGTGCGCTGGGAAAAGGTTATTGCTGTAGCCCAAGCTCTCGATTTCGATATTAAGCTGGTGCCCCAAAACCCAAAGGCTTAG
- a CDS encoding DUF4229 domain-containing protein produces the protein MPVDDQAPIPDPELRKKSRRAVVKYGLARLALFIILTVVIQVVAVVIDAPIPLVFTALLALFVALPLSMLVFSQWRLEATQSIAEYSRQRQEHKAWVQRELSGRGNEEND, from the coding sequence GTGCCTGTGGATGATCAAGCACCAATTCCGGACCCCGAACTTCGCAAGAAGTCGCGCCGCGCAGTAGTAAAATACGGGCTCGCGCGCCTTGCCCTGTTCATTATTCTCACTGTCGTTATTCAAGTAGTGGCAGTTGTCATTGATGCGCCGATCCCGCTGGTATTTACCGCGCTGCTCGCACTCTTTGTAGCATTGCCGCTCTCGATGCTGGTCTTTTCCCAGTGGCGCCTAGAAGCTACTCAGTCCATTGCCGAATACTCCCGCCAGCGCCAAGAGCATAAGGCTTGGGTGCAGCGCGAGCTCTCCGGACGCGGCAACGAGGAAAACGACTAA
- a CDS encoding alpha/beta hydrolase, producing MSKPKNSAHAKKPTAKSRRSPEQLAKIIENRLVRELTGLEPDELRRAFMLTQWQSGEIDDKTNTVTFAVDVRQLASRHWQLELESQKVTAVHVNLNRITDKENYEYGLMRYVPGTSIWVRTIPITPTYLGAYSFRLITDDDEVIDQPPHTRVRQQVRTAYPDHASVSDISMRSRLDVDEEGRGTKLVSGPLAPNQDHWNRDNHRLHGQVITAYLEDPDLKIFAYLPTHEFSGAAAKKPCRVLTLFDAETWFFKFDLPYVLERAVAHGMEPVAVLGIANHDNAHRVEQLKANPEFLEKVGDIGETWIHNEANQRGMELNPDDNTIAGQSLGGLSALYAGLLNPEKYSTVIAQSPSLWWSPAKGSTPRDLKHPSHGWLIDQFYKTKPKALPHDTNFDIHVGVREGAMVNQAHLLAMALKAREIPHELHVYDGGHDWGWWRAALLEHLGAQPVKARWADFGAEFGV from the coding sequence GTGTCCAAACCGAAGAACTCAGCACACGCGAAAAAGCCCACTGCGAAATCCCGCAGGAGCCCAGAACAGCTTGCTAAAATTATTGAAAACAGGCTGGTCCGCGAACTCACGGGTTTGGAACCCGACGAGCTCCGACGCGCATTCATGCTCACGCAATGGCAATCCGGCGAGATCGATGACAAGACCAACACCGTCACCTTCGCCGTTGATGTGCGCCAACTTGCCTCCCGGCATTGGCAGTTAGAGTTGGAATCTCAAAAAGTTACCGCCGTGCACGTGAATCTCAACCGGATTACGGACAAGGAAAATTACGAATACGGCCTGATGCGGTATGTGCCCGGCACCTCTATTTGGGTGCGCACCATCCCGATTACCCCAACCTACTTGGGAGCTTATAGTTTCCGGTTGATTACAGACGATGACGAAGTCATTGACCAACCACCGCACACCCGTGTCCGCCAGCAAGTTCGCACGGCTTATCCGGATCATGCCAGCGTTTCAGACATTTCAATGCGCAGTAGGCTTGATGTTGATGAGGAAGGCCGCGGCACCAAACTTGTTTCAGGTCCGCTGGCCCCGAACCAAGACCATTGGAATCGTGACAATCATCGGCTGCACGGGCAAGTTATTACCGCTTATCTCGAAGACCCAGACCTGAAGATTTTTGCGTATCTTCCCACCCATGAATTTTCTGGCGCTGCTGCGAAGAAGCCATGCCGGGTGCTCACGCTTTTCGATGCCGAAACCTGGTTCTTCAAATTCGACCTGCCCTACGTACTCGAAAGGGCTGTCGCCCATGGCATGGAACCAGTTGCTGTTTTAGGAATTGCCAATCACGACAATGCGCACCGGGTTGAGCAGCTCAAGGCCAATCCGGAATTTCTAGAAAAGGTCGGCGACATTGGTGAAACCTGGATTCACAATGAAGCAAATCAGCGTGGGATGGAGCTAAATCCCGATGACAACACCATCGCCGGACAGTCCCTCGGCGGGCTATCCGCGCTGTATGCCGGCCTGTTAAATCCGGAGAAATACTCCACGGTCATCGCGCAGTCCCCATCCTTGTGGTGGAGCCCCGCAAAAGGCAGCACCCCGCGTGATTTAAAGCACCCTTCTCATGGGTGGCTAATAGACCAGTTTTATAAAACCAAGCCCAAAGCACTTCCGCACGACACCAACTTCGACATCCATGTCGGGGTGCGTGAGGGCGCGATGGTCAATCAAGCACACCTGCTGGCCATGGCGTTAAAGGCGCGCGAAATCCCGCATGAATTACACGTTTATGACGGCGGACATGACTGGGGATGGTGGCGCGCAGCCTTGTTGGAGCACCTTGGTGCCCAGCCCGTGAAAGCCCGCTGGGCGGATTTTGGCGCAGAGTTCGGGGTTTAG
- a CDS encoding AEC family transporter → MLGVITGFAIILAVIFTGWILARTKIIRSSSERLMFNRVAFYAATPALLFDAVSKADPENFLTPVTLVISIATVLVSVIYGVIFFRQGIAGIGIGAASSSYFNSVNIGLPVSIYVIGDATHVVPIMLLQMMFYTPVILGMLGGGSFFGAVKTGLLSPVVLASFAGFIVAVMGWEVPDPVAEPIALLGGAAIPMVLMSFGASISGAGVLSDVKSRPAVLTATTLKLVGMPLAGFITATLLGLETDLVYACTILCALPTAQNVYNYAATFERGQTISRDTVFITTFASLPVMLIIALLFGR, encoded by the coding sequence ATGCTGGGGGTTATTACTGGCTTCGCCATCATCTTGGCCGTGATTTTCACCGGCTGGATTCTAGCGCGCACAAAAATCATTCGCTCTAGTTCAGAGCGTTTGATGTTCAACCGGGTGGCTTTTTATGCTGCGACACCCGCGCTACTTTTCGATGCCGTCTCCAAAGCCGACCCAGAAAACTTCCTCACCCCAGTCACCTTGGTCATTTCGATTGCCACGGTGCTGGTCTCAGTTATCTATGGGGTGATTTTCTTCCGGCAAGGAATCGCGGGAATTGGAATTGGTGCGGCATCGTCAAGCTATTTCAACTCTGTCAATATCGGCCTGCCGGTCAGTATCTACGTCATTGGTGATGCCACCCACGTAGTCCCCATCATGTTGCTGCAGATGATGTTTTATACCCCGGTCATCCTGGGAATGTTGGGCGGCGGCTCCTTCTTCGGTGCCGTCAAGACGGGGCTTTTAAGCCCGGTTGTGCTGGCTTCTTTCGCCGGTTTTATCGTCGCAGTAATGGGCTGGGAAGTCCCCGATCCTGTGGCTGAGCCAATCGCACTGTTGGGCGGTGCGGCCATTCCGATGGTCTTGATGAGCTTTGGTGCATCGATTAGCGGTGCGGGCGTACTTTCTGATGTGAAATCCCGCCCTGCTGTACTGACTGCAACCACCTTGAAGCTTGTCGGCATGCCGCTGGCAGGTTTTATCACCGCTACCCTGCTAGGGCTTGAAACCGACCTGGTCTATGCCTGCACCATCTTGTGTGCGCTGCCTACGGCCCAAAATGTCTACAACTACGCCGCTACATTTGAACGCGGCCAAACTATCTCGCGCGATACCGTGTTCATCACCACCTTTGCATCCCTTCCGGTGATGCTGATTATCGCGCTATTGTTTGGACGTTAA
- a CDS encoding 1,4-dihydroxy-2-naphthoate polyprenyltransferase: protein MDAMSSAKNWLEGARPHTWANAFAPVLAGTGAAAAVGGFHFGRGLLALIVAWALIIGVNFSNDYSDGIRGTDDDRTGPQRLTGGGLAKPQHVKFAAFSCFAVAAVAGIWLSLAAGAWWFILIGALCIAGAWFYTGGKNPYGYRGLGEVAVFVFFGLVAVLGTQFTQAGRVSFTGLLLALGVGGMSAAVNLANNIRDIPSDSQTGKITLAVRLGDARSRLLFTVLLTLPVLYTILIAFGSWAALVALVYIPFALKSVRTVNRGAKGKELIPVLGLTGRAMLIWAVLSALAVAVV, encoded by the coding sequence ATGGACGCTATGTCTAGTGCGAAAAATTGGCTTGAGGGCGCGCGCCCACACACCTGGGCAAATGCTTTTGCCCCTGTTTTGGCAGGTACTGGTGCTGCCGCCGCGGTCGGCGGGTTCCACTTTGGCCGAGGGCTTTTAGCGCTTATTGTCGCGTGGGCTCTGATTATTGGCGTGAACTTCTCCAATGATTATTCCGACGGCATTCGCGGCACCGATGATGACCGTACTGGCCCGCAGCGGCTTACCGGCGGCGGATTAGCCAAACCCCAGCACGTGAAGTTCGCAGCTTTTAGCTGCTTTGCGGTTGCAGCCGTAGCTGGCATCTGGCTCTCGCTGGCAGCTGGCGCGTGGTGGTTTATCCTTATCGGCGCGTTGTGTATCGCTGGCGCGTGGTTTTATACCGGCGGGAAAAACCCTTATGGCTACCGCGGGCTGGGTGAAGTCGCTGTATTCGTCTTCTTCGGCCTCGTCGCGGTACTGGGCACCCAATTTACCCAGGCTGGCAGAGTCTCCTTTACCGGCCTGCTGTTGGCGCTGGGTGTTGGTGGCATGAGCGCTGCAGTGAACTTGGCCAACAACATCCGGGATATCCCATCGGACTCACAGACCGGGAAGATCACCCTCGCCGTACGCTTAGGCGATGCCCGCTCCCGCCTGCTCTTTACCGTGTTGCTTACGCTGCCGGTTCTCTACACCATCCTCATTGCCTTCGGCTCCTGGGCGGCACTGGTCGCACTGGTCTACATACCGTTCGCTTTGAAGTCCGTACGCACGGTCAACCGCGGCGCGAAGGGCAAAGAACTCATTCCTGTGCTTGGTCTCACCGGGCGCGCCATGCTCATCTGGGCAGTACTATCCGCTCTTGCTGTGGCGGTGGTTTAA
- a CDS encoding MFS transporter, with translation MSNLAAAESRESRFLIVPLTAMSFAAFVYVTFEMFAVGLISPMARDLDVSESRIGLLMTIYAGVVAVVTIPAMIWLGRFDKRTIFLATLGFLITGIVVQALTVNYSMLAVGRITAALTHGVFWALVGPMAARMSPGHTGKAVGIVSVGSTMALVVGSPLATWLGGLIGWRPTTWVLGALTVAALMVLLPTVPSLPPLPRDLASQEKRSMPWGLISLVLFLMLAVTGVFAAYTYLGLILSETAGAGFVSIGLFVFGALGLLGVTVATRTVDRRMLRGSVHTTALFLIAAILGQLAFGLSGVLSTALIFLAIIVFGGAYGALPTLGTTIFLHAGRHNPDAASSLYVVTYQVGIASGAALGAVAVDASWTAGTLWIMAGLSLASTLVLALWSRPLLR, from the coding sequence ATGTCTAATCTCGCTGCTGCTGAATCTCGTGAATCCCGTTTCCTCATTGTTCCTTTGACCGCCATGAGCTTTGCGGCTTTTGTGTATGTCACTTTTGAGATGTTCGCCGTCGGGTTGATTAGCCCTATGGCGCGTGACTTAGATGTCTCTGAATCGCGCATTGGTTTGCTGATGACCATTTACGCTGGCGTTGTCGCGGTGGTTACCATACCTGCGATGATCTGGTTGGGGCGTTTTGATAAGCGCACCATTTTCCTTGCGACCTTAGGCTTTCTCATTACCGGCATCGTGGTCCAAGCGCTCACCGTTAACTATTCGATGCTGGCGGTTGGCCGCATTACCGCCGCTTTGACGCATGGCGTGTTTTGGGCTCTCGTAGGGCCTATGGCCGCGCGCATGTCGCCGGGGCATACCGGCAAGGCAGTGGGCATTGTATCGGTGGGCTCCACCATGGCGCTGGTGGTGGGCTCACCGTTGGCTACCTGGCTCGGCGGACTTATCGGCTGGCGCCCAACCACCTGGGTATTAGGCGCGCTTACCGTTGCCGCGCTGATGGTCTTGCTGCCCACGGTGCCCTCGCTACCACCTTTGCCTAGGGATTTAGCGAGCCAGGAAAAGCGTTCGATGCCGTGGGGACTTATTTCCCTGGTGCTCTTTTTGATGCTGGCGGTCACCGGTGTGTTCGCTGCTTATACCTACCTGGGATTGATTCTTTCGGAGACCGCCGGCGCGGGCTTCGTCTCCATCGGTCTTTTCGTCTTCGGCGCGCTGGGGTTACTCGGCGTTACCGTGGCGACGCGCACCGTCGATCGCCGCATGCTGCGCGGCAGCGTGCATACCACCGCGCTATTTCTCATCGCTGCGATTTTAGGCCAGTTGGCTTTCGGGCTTTCAGGGGTCCTCTCCACGGCGTTGATCTTCTTGGCGATCATCGTCTTCGGTGGGGCCTATGGCGCGCTGCCGACTTTGGGCACGACCATCTTCTTGCATGCGGGTCGTCATAACCCGGATGCGGCGTCCTCTTTGTATGTCGTGACCTATCAAGTAGGCATTGCCTCCGGGGCTGCTTTGGGCGCGGTGGCTGTCGATGCTTCTTGGACTGCCGGCACCTTATGGATTATGGCGGGATTGTCTTTGGCTTCTACGTTGGTTCTCGCCCTATGGTCGCGACCACTGTTGCGCTAA
- a CDS encoding NAD(P)-dependent malic enzyme, with protein sequence MTAVLKRNTQNLTEEEIFDAHAGGKLSIASTRPLRDMRDLSLAYTPGVAKVCEAIAVDPEVARTHTGVGNTVAVISDGSAVLGLGDIGPQASLLVMEGKAQLFSAFAGLKSVPIVLDTQDVDELVETIARLAPSFGAINLEDISAPRCFEIERRLIERLDIPVMHDDQHGTAVVILAALRNSLKLLGRELAGLKIVISGAGAAGVATVDMLTNAGATDIIVLDSRGVIQKDRTDLSPTKQALAAKTNPRNVTGGVNEAFESAELFIGVSGGSIGEEAVKLMAPQPIIFTLANPTPEIDPEISRKYAAIVATGRSDLPNQIINVLAFPGIFAGALAAKAAKITPEMKLAAADAIASIVADELEPGCIVPEAIDGRVAPAVKAAVQAAAEAPGA encoded by the coding sequence ATGACTGCAGTATTGAAACGCAATACTCAGAATCTCACCGAAGAAGAAATCTTTGACGCGCACGCTGGTGGCAAGCTCTCGATTGCTTCGACCCGCCCCTTGCGCGATATGCGCGACCTTTCTTTGGCGTACACCCCAGGTGTGGCCAAGGTATGCGAGGCTATTGCTGTCGACCCAGAAGTTGCCCGCACGCACACCGGCGTTGGCAACACCGTTGCTGTTATCTCCGATGGCTCCGCAGTTTTAGGCCTGGGCGATATCGGACCGCAGGCCTCCCTGCTTGTCATGGAAGGTAAAGCACAGCTGTTTAGCGCATTTGCTGGTTTGAAGTCAGTTCCCATCGTCCTGGATACCCAGGATGTTGATGAGCTGGTGGAGACCATCGCGCGCTTGGCGCCTTCTTTTGGTGCAATCAACTTGGAAGATATCTCTGCACCGCGTTGCTTTGAGATCGAGCGCCGTCTCATTGAGCGCCTCGACATCCCAGTCATGCACGATGATCAGCACGGTACCGCCGTGGTTATCCTCGCCGCACTACGCAACTCTTTGAAGCTGCTCGGTCGTGAGCTTGCAGGCCTGAAGATCGTCATCTCTGGTGCTGGTGCTGCCGGTGTAGCAACCGTCGACATGCTCACCAATGCAGGCGCGACCGATATCATCGTGCTGGATTCGCGTGGTGTTATCCAAAAAGACCGCACCGACCTTTCGCCGACCAAGCAGGCGTTGGCTGCCAAGACCAATCCACGCAACGTTACTGGCGGCGTCAATGAAGCCTTTGAAAGCGCAGAGCTTTTCATCGGCGTGTCTGGTGGCAGCATCGGTGAAGAAGCCGTGAAGTTGATGGCTCCCCAGCCCATCATTTTCACCCTGGCAAACCCAACCCCAGAAATCGATCCAGAGATCTCACGGAAGTACGCCGCGATTGTTGCGACCGGCCGCTCTGATCTGCCGAACCAGATCATCAATGTCCTGGCTTTCCCAGGTATCTTCGCTGGTGCACTCGCTGCGAAGGCCGCGAAGATCACCCCAGAGATGAAGCTGGCTGCTGCCGATGCCATTGCGTCCATCGTCGCAGACGAACTCGAGCCAGGCTGTATTGTGCCAGAAGCTATCGATGGCCGCGTTGCTCCAGCAGTTAAGGCCGCAGTCCAGGCTGCTGCTGAAGCGCCGGGCGCTTAA
- a CDS encoding LysR family transcriptional regulator, whose amino-acid sequence MYDVRRLQTFAKVIELGSVSDAADELSFTPSAVSQQLKKLETEVGLQLVWRTQNGLVPTEAGLVLAEHTRRILRQLAAARADISDLAAGRVGSLSIGAFPTTAASFLPLAINEFNSRYPNIDLSIRSARLNKLISSLEEGEVQLALLWDYPWNPLTTEGIELVEVFTEPFVILVPQSHKLADRASVKISELTTEKWVARGDDHPVVEVIERSGSRAGFRPQISMYANDYQETQAMVSVGIGIAIAPRSALSVQHPNVRVLEIEGTPPQRRTLLGQREERALSPLEMAFKSVILEQGALFASQQSGS is encoded by the coding sequence ATGTACGATGTTCGCCGTCTCCAAACCTTCGCGAAGGTCATTGAACTAGGGTCCGTGAGCGATGCTGCGGATGAACTTTCCTTCACCCCATCAGCAGTCTCGCAACAGTTAAAGAAGCTCGAAACAGAGGTTGGACTCCAACTGGTGTGGCGCACTCAGAACGGCCTAGTCCCGACTGAGGCGGGCCTTGTTCTCGCAGAGCACACGAGAAGAATTCTCCGCCAGCTCGCTGCCGCAAGAGCAGATATCTCTGACCTAGCAGCTGGGCGAGTCGGCAGCTTGTCTATCGGCGCATTCCCCACTACAGCAGCATCTTTTCTTCCGCTAGCAATCAACGAATTCAATAGCCGCTATCCAAATATTGATCTATCGATACGAAGCGCCCGCCTCAACAAACTAATCAGCAGTTTGGAGGAAGGAGAAGTGCAGTTGGCATTGCTTTGGGACTATCCGTGGAATCCCCTCACCACCGAGGGGATAGAACTCGTCGAAGTATTCACCGAGCCCTTCGTAATTCTCGTTCCACAATCCCATAAATTAGCTGACCGAGCTTCAGTAAAGATCTCCGAGTTAACCACTGAAAAGTGGGTGGCGCGAGGTGACGACCACCCGGTTGTCGAAGTTATCGAGCGTTCTGGATCCAGGGCAGGTTTCCGCCCTCAAATCAGCATGTACGCCAACGATTACCAAGAAACCCAGGCAATGGTCAGCGTCGGTATTGGAATTGCTATCGCACCCCGCAGCGCCTTGTCCGTGCAGCACCCGAATGTAAGAGTGCTTGAAATCGAAGGAACTCCGCCTCAGCGGCGAACCCTCCTCGGGCAGCGGGAAGAGCGAGCCCTCTCCCCGCTTGAGATGGCGTTTAAATCCGTAATCCTCGAGCAAGGAGCACTCTTTGCCAGCCAACAATCCGGTAGCTAA
- a CDS encoding PrpF domain-containing protein, whose product MEIQARWMRGGTSKCWVFESEELEAQSSTVDDVLLRAFGSPDVRQLDGVGGGTSTTSKAVIISPSEDPDIDIKFSFAQVGIEEAKVDWGSNCGNCSATVGLYGIETGLVKAEPGVTRIRVLNENTNQVIVQSLDTPNGKLVESPTETMPGTKFAGHKVVLGFTDPEGKTTGALFPTGNKMDQIEVGGRVFNVTLIDAGAPVVMVAASDFGLASENYEDWPATVASQLDLLDEVRRKASVMMGLSDSLESAARAIPKIGVVTPSTSEGSDLNILMLSMGKLHPAIPVTGSIAISKAILEEGTVAHSASAQPESLRILTPVGVIETKVSKDDFATEIGVVRTSRTIADATLFLPEHDEVGPRIEVA is encoded by the coding sequence ATGGAAATTCAAGCGCGTTGGATGCGTGGCGGTACAAGTAAGTGCTGGGTGTTCGAGTCTGAGGAACTGGAAGCGCAGAGTTCGACCGTGGATGATGTACTATTGCGTGCTTTCGGTAGTCCCGACGTGCGACAGCTAGATGGTGTTGGAGGTGGAACCTCAACCACGAGTAAAGCAGTCATTATTTCTCCGAGTGAGGATCCTGATATCGACATCAAGTTTTCCTTCGCTCAAGTCGGCATCGAAGAGGCAAAGGTTGACTGGGGGAGCAATTGCGGGAACTGCTCAGCAACAGTTGGCTTGTACGGAATTGAAACGGGACTGGTTAAGGCAGAGCCAGGTGTGACACGTATTCGTGTGCTTAATGAAAACACCAACCAGGTGATCGTTCAGTCATTGGACACACCTAACGGAAAACTAGTGGAATCACCAACCGAAACTATGCCCGGAACTAAATTTGCTGGCCATAAAGTAGTTCTCGGGTTCACCGACCCTGAAGGTAAGACAACCGGTGCGCTGTTTCCAACTGGTAACAAGATGGATCAGATAGAAGTTGGTGGACGAGTTTTCAATGTGACCTTGATTGACGCGGGTGCTCCAGTGGTCATGGTGGCAGCGAGTGATTTTGGATTGGCATCTGAGAATTATGAAGATTGGCCTGCAACGGTTGCTTCGCAGCTGGATCTTCTAGATGAAGTACGGCGTAAAGCCTCGGTCATGATGGGATTGTCAGATTCGTTGGAGTCGGCAGCACGGGCAATTCCAAAGATCGGTGTTGTTACTCCTTCGACTAGCGAAGGGTCGGACCTGAATATCTTGATGCTGTCGATGGGAAAGCTGCATCCAGCAATCCCGGTTACAGGAAGCATCGCAATTTCCAAGGCAATTCTTGAAGAAGGAACGGTAGCCCATTCTGCTTCTGCCCAGCCAGAATCTTTGAGAATTCTGACCCCTGTCGGAGTGATTGAAACTAAAGTTTCTAAAGATGATTTTGCTACCGAAATCGGTGTCGTGCGTACCTCGAGGACTATCGCGGACGCAACGCTCTTTCTGCCGGAGCACGATGAGGTTGGTCCACGAATTGAGGTTGCGTGA
- a CDS encoding tripartite tricarboxylate transporter permease — MFDAALQALSQFADPSMWLYLGAGVIVGIIIGVIPGLGGTGAVAVLLPFVFILEPNQAIAMIIGAVAVVHTSDVITSVVLGIPGSAAASVFLLDGHEMAKKGQGGRALSASFIASMIGGIIGIIALTVIVPIARPVVTAFGSPEIFVLIVMGIFLTAMLSKGNVIKGLLISTFGLVLGMVGVSPISAEYRFTFGSEYLTDGIGLVAAALGIFGLAEIIDLTAQKTKVAKGGMDLGGGWSQGIRDIAKHWTDVIRGSAVGVGVGFLPGVGATAGSWLAYGQAQAFASRKPGTNNFGKGDPRGVIAPSAASNGIESGSLIPTLLFGVPGAAPFALLLGVLLIFGIQPGPGLITNELDLVYFIVWAFAIASVLGAAVAFVAAKPLARLSYVAFPILAAALIPLLFFSGFQEPLNLNVFYMMLLLGVVGWICKMTNIPRAPFLIAYVLAEPFERYYFLTVNVFSPAEWMTRPFVMVVILILAGAVIIPFVRKFFRKTEEGVEEVQVSEKSDLPVPMKLDIAVSLVMLVFFAATIVISFQFSNSGRLFPLAVGILGVVLGVLSIFRDIRVGKDVKLTAGEKDNWRARVIIVLASIAWIVGYIWLIFLFGMLIGTVAFSLVFLLVVARMRLIPTIIYTLCIGAAIWVLAEYAQLVLPVGYLLPV, encoded by the coding sequence ATGTTTGATGCAGCTTTACAAGCGCTTTCACAGTTCGCCGACCCATCGATGTGGCTGTACTTAGGTGCGGGTGTCATCGTAGGCATCATCATCGGTGTTATCCCAGGTCTGGGAGGCACGGGAGCGGTTGCAGTACTTCTTCCTTTCGTATTCATTCTTGAGCCAAATCAGGCCATTGCGATGATTATTGGTGCAGTAGCAGTGGTCCACACATCTGACGTGATTACCTCAGTTGTGTTGGGCATCCCCGGGTCCGCAGCCGCCTCGGTGTTCTTGCTTGATGGACATGAAATGGCGAAGAAAGGCCAGGGCGGACGTGCCTTGTCCGCGAGTTTCATTGCTTCGATGATCGGCGGAATTATCGGCATCATTGCGCTAACCGTCATCGTTCCCATTGCACGACCAGTTGTCACAGCATTCGGCTCTCCCGAAATCTTCGTCCTCATTGTTATGGGTATCTTCCTAACCGCAATGTTGTCAAAGGGAAATGTCATCAAGGGACTTTTGATTTCAACGTTCGGTTTGGTTCTCGGAATGGTTGGTGTCTCACCAATCTCCGCAGAGTATCGGTTTACTTTTGGCTCGGAATACCTCACTGATGGTATCGGCCTCGTGGCCGCAGCTCTGGGTATTTTCGGCTTGGCTGAAATCATTGACCTCACTGCGCAGAAGACCAAGGTCGCCAAAGGCGGTATGGATCTCGGCGGTGGATGGAGCCAAGGTATTCGAGATATTGCAAAGCATTGGACGGATGTTATTCGTGGGTCTGCTGTCGGTGTTGGTGTCGGTTTCCTGCCAGGCGTCGGTGCAACTGCAGGCTCATGGTTGGCATACGGACAAGCTCAAGCTTTTGCATCAAGGAAACCTGGAACGAATAACTTCGGTAAAGGCGACCCACGCGGCGTCATTGCGCCATCCGCAGCAAGTAACGGTATCGAGTCGGGTTCCCTGATTCCGACATTGCTATTCGGCGTTCCTGGTGCAGCGCCATTCGCATTGCTGTTGGGTGTTCTTCTAATCTTTGGTATCCAGCCTGGTCCTGGTCTGATTACAAATGAACTGGATCTTGTTTACTTCATCGTTTGGGCTTTTGCTATCGCCAGCGTCCTAGGTGCTGCCGTAGCTTTCGTTGCTGCGAAGCCGTTGGCTCGTTTGAGCTACGTGGCCTTCCCGATTCTTGCTGCAGCTCTTATTCCGTTGTTGTTCTTCAGTGGATTCCAGGAGCCTCTGAACCTCAACGTCTTCTACATGATGCTTTTGCTTGGTGTTGTGGGTTGGATTTGCAAGATGACAAATATCCCGCGAGCACCATTCCTAATCGCATACGTGTTGGCAGAACCTTTTGAGCGGTACTACTTCCTGACAGTTAACGTGTTCTCCCCAGCAGAATGGATGACGCGTCCGTTCGTGATGGTTGTAATCTTGATTCTCGCGGGTGCAGTAATCATTCCATTCGTCCGGAAGTTCTTCCGCAAGACAGAAGAAGGAGTTGAAGAGGTTCAGGTCTCGGAAAAGTCGGACTTGCCTGTTCCAATGAAGCTGGATATTGCGGTTTCGCTAGTCATGTTAGTATTCTTCGCTGCTACCATCGTTATTTCGTTCCAGTTCTCAAATAGCGGTCGACTCTTCCCTCTGGCTGTCGGCATATTGGGAGTTGTCTTAGGCGTGCTAAGTATTTTCCGTGACATTAGAGTCGGCAAGGACGTCAAACTAACCGCTGGTGAAAAAGACAATTGGCGAGCCAGAGTCATTATTGTCTTGGCTTCCATTGCATGGATTGTCGGTTACATTTGGCTAATCTTCTTGTTTGGAATGCTCATCGGAACTGTAGCTTTCTCTCTTGTATTCTTACTGGTAGTTGCTCGGATGAGATTAATACCTACAATCATCTACACTCTTTGCATTGGTGCAGCTATTTGGGTACTCGCAGAATACGCACAGCTGGTGTTGCCCGTTGGATATCTCCTACCTGTTTAA